A single Lynx canadensis isolate LIC74 chromosome D2, mLynCan4.pri.v2, whole genome shotgun sequence DNA region contains:
- the LOC115527056 gene encoding transforming acidic coiled-coil-containing protein 2-like isoform X4, which produces MSLQAERTSSAKSPGSVQPPENGQNTKRNLEEKSGSSDHGDSHSAGLRSSCPTSEGAASLDPCFLSPEVTGPSKCPQEARGPEGSPLLWPPVPWEFECPPASTPIAEGPPEGCLPSPGAAPEDWPLIQHPRKEPSPNAHGDVPTAFVPEGDSSTQCNVGAIVPSAQGRGGHLKEEGHKLSSSGSTDQLPAISAAPPQELMKGQLCGEDGQPGGSESQGKEVAGGLPLAESRQGAASVPAAPKAPAAAQPDGESSAGLEEPPTKPETPTPQDRVPRALDRETCQVEALPQALADDSGLLGACRPTGNNSGAAREAGTNSWESCQQQMGAHLEHPELPWDSPSPVLAPGPGDSRKETVDASGARGHLETAGQGGDPSIAVCAAAGNRPAGASLVSAEPSPQAPTEDAHPPSVSALQPAAGASAAAEEPGWSTREMVSGAAMPVLRDPAEGLADAGLTGREKHTSDLRNEGEGLEGSPGEGPDPVPPEDRGELSARDHEVQKGVPPPAPPSASDESARKSLGPKDEAVTPESPAVAEEESRPPGANSRGQEEVTQPLDSGDLENPWGEQPGAFGRKPDPEVEKDEVSKLSRDVESRAHPGTDSAQPLKKEGPGHPDRPGSPSKDAAGSSVACGMMGEARAVHASGSLRKLPEKDLLLPPGPDGTGEHILPEEAVWEGPGLQTQCPDTLQDVGGLERMDYLPALESEKSDFLSAPAAEVNPKAQEAESTSETKRRSPPSAPRPGSCDGEALLTSPGQACGLGREAAGQEVHADGPPPEGENLAVDSGLAMLSLEQGRQGEPPCLGDPRIQGAASEGPSVSSETPLQPLQSDPEASIFDMLREKPQHGEREKETNPGGLGFRNVGSDAPGIPAGPPEDACLPPYGTEEQASRSELQRALPKDGLCDAPSSAPRDTVPESPETEQPESSAPTGLGLPGVGQGEQEEACGGSVPAGDSPPAADTLKDSPPAGLLSGRENCCAEQGLNKSQQEPAGVLKASSQHEEACLSDAGASEAADAQPPLRGLGETEQASGNTAGTPPCWPDSVALLDAARGPPAALGVTPTRDAPDREASGETRAGRQQPAPAPPKGMELPVTLDAEAQRLLGRFPAAQDQGADGGAAEAGGHAEEGDLGVQRALEGPAEAAVWGGCLQTEQCASPGKEASTFALAEPCRAEQLSAGSRDALLAARDLGAIPGSKVDVSAAQAVRSPKKPLPPGPPEEAAPGTPYLDIDGAAGKGAEPCATEESPLALEDATPRKISAGWLASLSQPGAGGEISAVQAGSGGPKAGNFEGPAGSVPYLDRMPLLTESKQVTGEEGARAPGAGTKPGEMPARPASEGSVAGDARETEGSGEKMVEPSKDPRRGVSGGVDANSRQTGMIAGLPDFREHITKIFEKSVLRALTADRPQNAAGEKAGAEGSVRGEDLAGPRPERPPDGTQGAVIAPLPALPAGLGVGTREDKRGPPTEAEIPRLVPRDLAPGKLRGLAAPAAEQNLPGASVGKEMAGVPQMVEGSEKPEGAGEAEPGLGGQAHSQQGGAQRELASGLSSPGAVPHTPVEKAADFQVVPQSHGGGASAPEDRIPPGLYHQEAATGDSQPGEDDGAWGFAHTGGPSGTPVFTWALGASSPRGEIVAEAIGAPWPPDALGGEQRHGGGAGISETQNAPEPQAGEASATPLEPSAVAGAAGEAEGDVTLSTAETRARVSGDPPETGAPRMLSGAAPGPALPGTGGAPGTEDSPDSPSVHQQAEEWPGPEPPIPAGGGKLQVSSPPEPEGPRDPQLQNQAPGALHAERKSPRPDPSTLLSVPEKEAPNVPGNVVSDEARSVGGAERSPVADDVIQPAALEDLENPLLAASPHQGEAISQVSGDLTAQSTSPAAACADLTPRASEHVSLPSAPAGDGVEASALSCQGLAKDLSRTVLP; this is translated from the exons TGCTGGGCTCCGAAGCTCCTGTCCCACTTCTGAAGGTGCTGCCAGCCTGGATCCGTGCTTCCTGTCCCCAGAAGTGACAGGGCCGAGCAAATGCCCACAGGAAGCCAGAGGCCCAGAAGGTTCTCCACTGCTCTGGCCACCAGTGCCCTGGGAGTTTGAGTGCCCCCCAGCCTCCACGCCCATTGCCGAGGGCCCCCCGGAAGGTTGCCTGCCAAGCCCCGGAGCAGCACCTGAAGACTGGCCCCTAATTCAACACCCCAGGAAGGAACCTTCCCCAAATGCCCATGGGGATGTCCCAACAGCGTTTGTCCCTGAAGGGGACAGTTCTACTCAGTGCAATGTGGGTGCCATCGTCCCCAGTGCCCAGGGCAGAGGAGGACATCTGAAGGAAGAGGGACATAAATTATCTTCCTCCGGTAGCACTGACCAGTTGCCAGCAATTTCAGCAGCACCTCCTCAAGAGCTGATGAAGGGACAGCTTTGTGGAGAAGACGGCCAGCCTGGCGGCTCCGAGTCCCAAGGGAAAGAGGTCGCAGGTGGCCTTCCCCTCGCAGAGTCCAGGCAGGGAGCAGCTTCCGTACCAGCGGCCCCGAAGGCCCCAGCTGCAGCTCAACCAGACGGGGAGAGCTCAGCTGGCCTGGAAGAGCCCCCCACAAAGCCCGAGACCCCAACTCCACAAGATCGGGTGCCCAGAGCCTTAGACAGAGAAACCTGCCAAGTGGAGGCACTGCCTCAGGCTTTAGCTGATGACTCAGGACTCCTCGGGGCCTGCCGTCCCACTGGGAACAACTCAGGGGCTGCCCGAGAGGCCGGCACCAATTCCTGGGAAAGCTGCCAGCAGCAAATGGGAGCACATCTGGAGCACCCGGAGCTGCCCTGGGATTCACCGAGTCCTGTGCTGGCACCCGGGCCCGGGGACTCTCGGAAGGAGACCGTGGATGCCAGCGGTGCTCGGGGACACTTGGAGACAGCGGGGCAGGGAGGCGATCCCAGTATAGCTGTCTGTGCTGCTGCAGGCAACCGACCCGCAGGGGCTTCGCTTGTGAGCGCCGAGCCTTCCCCACAGGCCCCGACGGAGGACGCACATCCACCTTCAGTCTCCGCTTTGCAGCCCGCTGCCGGGGCCTCGGCTGCTGCAGAAGAGCCTGGCTGGTCGACCAGAGAGATGGTTTCCGGGGCTGCGATGCCAGTTCTTAGAGATCCGGCCGAAGGGCTGGCAGACGCAGGGTTGACGGGACGGGAGAAGCACACATCAGATCTCAGAAATGAGGGAGAAGGTCTAGAAGGGAGCCCTGGAGAGGGTCCTGACCCTGTGCCCCCGGAGGACAGGGGAGAGCTCTCAGCGAGGGACCATGAAGTCCAAAAAGGGgtaccgccccccgccccacccagtgCATCAGATGAAAGTGCCAGAAAGTCACTGGGGCCAAAGGATGAAGCCGTGACCCCTGAAAGCCCAGCAGTGGCTGAGGAGGAGAGCAGACCACCTGGGGCCAACTCTAGGGGACAGGAAGAAGTCACACAGCCACTGGACAGTGGAGATCTTGAGAACCCATGGGGAGAGCAACCCGGGGCCTTCGGCCGCAAGCCCGACCCAGAGGTAGAAAAAGACGAGGTTTCAAAGCTAAGCCGTGACGTGGAGAGCAGAGCGCATCCCGGCACGGACTCAGCCCAGCCCCTCAAGAAGGAGGGTCCTGGGCACCCCGACAGGCCTGGCTCTCCATCAAAAGATGCAGCTGGGAGCTCGGTGGCCTGTGGGATGATGGGAGAAGCCCGCGCGGTCCATGCCTCTGGCTCCCTGCGCAAGCTCCCTGAGAAGGatctcctcctgccccctgggCCGGACGGAACTGGTGAACACATTCTTCCCGAAGAAGCCGTCTGGGAGGGGCCAGGGTTGCAGACCCAGTGTCCCGACACCCTTCAGGACGTGGGGGGGTTGGAAAGAATGGACTATCTTCCTGCTTTAGAATCTGAGAAATCAGATTTCCTGTCAGCTCCTGCTGCAGAGGTCAACCCCAAAGCCCAGGAGGCGGAGAGCACTTCGGAGACAAAGAGGAGGAGCCCCCCATCTGCGCCGAGGCCCGGCAGCTGTGACGGGGAGGCTTTGCTGACATCCCCGGGCCAGGCTTGTGGGCTGGGGCGTGAGGCAGCTGGTCAGGAAGTCCATGCTGATGGGCCACCCCCCGAGGGGGAGAATTTGGCAGTGGACTCTGGGCTCGCGATGCTCAGCCTGGAGCAAGGTCGGCAGGGAGAGCCGCCCTGCCTGGGGGACCCCCGGATACAAGGAGCTGCTTCTGAGGGGCCCTCGGTGTCTTCTGAGACCCCTCTCCAGCCCTTGCAATCAGACCCAGAAGCATCCATCTTTGACATGCTCAGGGAGAAGCCCCAGCACGGTGAACGTGAGAAGGAGACTAACCCAGGGGGTCTAGGTTTTAGGAACGTGGGCTCAGATGCTCCTGGAATACCTGCGGGGCCTCCGGAGGATGCGTGCTTGCCTCCGTATGGAACAGAGGAGCAGGCTTCCAGATCAGAGCTTCAACGTGCGCTCCCCAAAGACGGTCTGTGTGATGCTCCAAGTTCAGCTCCCAGGGACACGGTTCCAGAAAGTCCTGAGACCGAGCAGCCAGAGTCATCAGCACCAACGGGACTGGGGTTGCCCGGGGTAGGGCAGGGTGAGCAAGAGGAAGCATGCGGTGGCAGTGTGCCCGCCGGGGACTCGCCTCCTGCGGCAGACACCTTGAAGGACTCCCCTCCTGCGGGTCTCTTGAGCGGAAGGGAGAATTGCTGTGCCGAGCAGGGGCTGAACAAGTCCCAGCAGGAGCCGGCAGGTGTGTTGAAAGCCAGCAGTCAGCATGAAGAAGCATGTCTCAGTGATGCAGGAGCTTCAGAAGCCGCGGACGCTCAGCCCCCGCTCCGGGGGTTGGGTGAGACGGAGCAGGCAAGTGGGAACACAGCGGGGACCCCACCTTGTTGGCCTGACTCAGTAGCTCTCCTGGATGCAGCTCGCGGGCCGCCGGCCGCCCTTGGAGTCACACCCACCCGGGATGCCCCGGACAGAGAGGCGAGTGGTGAAACCCGGGCGGGCAGGCAGCAACCAGCACCGGCCCCACCGAAGGGAATGGAGCTCCCCGTAACCTTGGATGCAGAGGCCCAACGGCTTCTTGGAAGGTTCCCCGCGGCTCAGGATCAAGGTGCTGATGGTGGGGCTGCTGAGGCCGGTGGGCACGCTGAGGAGGGAGACCTGGGGGTCCAGCGGGCTCTGGAGGGGCCAGCGGAAGCTGCTGTGTGGGGCGGCTGCCTTCAGACTGAGCAGTGCGCCTCCCCTGGGAAGGAAGCCTCTACCTTTGCCCTCGCTGAGCCCTGCCGAGCAGAACAGCTTTCGGCCGGCTCCCGGGATGCCTTGCTCGCGGCCAGAGACCTGGGTGCCATTCCCGGGAGCAAGGTGGATGTTTCTGCAGCCCAGGCTGTCCGCAGCCCAAAGAAACCCCTGCCACCGGGGCCACCAGAAGAGGCTGCGCCCGGCACTCCCTACCTGGATATTGATGGTGCTGCTGGGAAGGGGGCAGAACCTTGTGCCACAGAAGAGTCTCCACTTGCCTTGGAGGATGCTACCCCCAGGAAGATTTCTGCCGGCTGGCTGGCCTCGCTCTCACAACCAGGAGCAGGTGGCGAAATCTCTGCGGTGCAAGCCGGCAGCGGAGGCCCCAAAGCCGGAAACTTTGAGGGACCTGCGGGCTCCGTCCCCTACCTGGACAGGATGCCGCTTCTGACCGAGAGTAAGCAGGtgacaggggaggagggggcaagaGCGCCCGGCGCAGGCACCAAGCCCGGGGAGATGCCAGCACGCCCTGCCAGTGAGGGAAGCGTGGCAGGTGATGCAAGGGAGACGGAAGGCAGCGGGGAGAAGATGGTAGAACCTTCCAAGGATCCAAGGAGGGGCGTGTCAGGTGGCGTGGACGCAAACTCCAGGCAGACCGGCATGATCGCTGGGCTCCCTGACTTCAGGGAGCACATCACCAAGATCTTTGAGAAGTCTGTGCTCAGAGCCCTGACCGCCGATCGGCCCCAGAATGCAGCGGGAGAAAAGGCAGGAGCCGAGGGGAGTGTGCGGGGTGAGGACCTCGCAGGGCCACGCCCAGAGAGGCCTCCAGACGGGACTCAAGGAGCGGTCATcgcccctctccccgccctccctgcTGGACTCGGGGTGGGCACAAGGGAAGACAAACGAGGGCCGCCTACGGAGGCTGAGATCCCCCGCCTGGTCCCCCGGGATCTCGCTCCAGGAAAGCTGCGGGGTCTGGCGGCACCAGCCGCAGAGCAGAACCTGCCCGGTGCCAGCGTGGGGAAGGAAATGGCTGGTGTCCCACAGATGGTGGAGGGCAGTGAGAAgccagagggggctggggaggccgAGCCGGGGCTTGGGGGCCAGGCCCACTCACAGCAGGGCGGGGCCCAGAGGGAATTAGCTTCGGGCCTCTCCTCTCCGGGAGCCGTACCGCACACGCCCGTGGAAAAGGCTGCTGACTTCCAGGTGGTTCCCCAGAGCCACGGAGGAGGGGCCTCAGCTCCAGAAGACAGAATTCCTCCCGGATTGTACCACCAAGAAGCGGCCACCGGCGACAGTCAACCCGGAGAGGATGACGGTGCCTGGGGCTTTGCTCACACAGGGGGTCCAAGTGGCACGCCCGTGTTCACCTGGGCCCTGGGAGCATCTTCTCCCCGTGGGGAGATTGTGGCCGAGGCCATCGGCGCACCCTGGCCCCCCGACGCGCTTGGGGGTGAGCAGAGGCATGGGGGTGGTGCCGGGATCTCAGAAACGCAAAATGCCCCAGAGCCACAGGCTGGAGAAGCATCAGCCACTCCCCTGGAGCCCAGCGCCGTGGCAGGAGCTGCTGGGGAAGCAGAGGGTGACGTCACTCTGAGCACAGCCGAGACCAGGGCGCGTGTGTCTGGTGACCCGCCCGAGACAGGTGCTCCGAGGATGCTCTCGGGTGCTGCTCCTGGGCCAGCGCTGCCAGGAACCGGCGGGGCCCCGGGCACGGAGGACAGCCCGGACAGCCCGTCTGTGCACCAGCAGGCTGAGGAGTGGCCGGGCCCTGAGCCCCCCATCCCTGCTGGGGGCGGGAAGCTACAAGTCTCCTCACCTCCAGAGCCTGAGGGACCTCGGGACCCGCAGCTGCAAAACCAGGCCCCGGGAGCGCTCCACGCTGAAAG AAAGAGCCCCAGGCCCGATCCATCCACCTTACTTTCAGTTCCCGAGAAGGAGGCTCCAAACGTCCCGGGCAACGTCGTTTCAGACGAGGCCAgaagtgtgggaggagcagaaag
- the LOC115527056 gene encoding transforming acidic coiled-coil-containing protein 2-like isoform X2, producing the protein MGNENSTSENQRTSSAKSPGSVQPPENGQNTKRNLEEKSGSSDHGDSHSAGLRSSCPTSEGAASLDPCFLSPEVTGPSKCPQEARGPEGSPLLWPPVPWEFECPPASTPIAEGPPEGCLPSPGAAPEDWPLIQHPRKEPSPNAHGDVPTAFVPEGDSSTQCNVGAIVPSAQGRGGHLKEEGHKLSSSGSTDQLPAISAAPPQELMKGQLCGEDGQPGGSESQGKEVAGGLPLAESRQGAASVPAAPKAPAAAQPDGESSAGLEEPPTKPETPTPQDRVPRALDRETCQVEALPQALADDSGLLGACRPTGNNSGAAREAGTNSWESCQQQMGAHLEHPELPWDSPSPVLAPGPGDSRKETVDASGARGHLETAGQGGDPSIAVCAAAGNRPAGASLVSAEPSPQAPTEDAHPPSVSALQPAAGASAAAEEPGWSTREMVSGAAMPVLRDPAEGLADAGLTGREKHTSDLRNEGEGLEGSPGEGPDPVPPEDRGELSARDHEVQKGVPPPAPPSASDESARKSLGPKDEAVTPESPAVAEEESRPPGANSRGQEEVTQPLDSGDLENPWGEQPGAFGRKPDPEVEKDEVSKLSRDVESRAHPGTDSAQPLKKEGPGHPDRPGSPSKDAAGSSVACGMMGEARAVHASGSLRKLPEKDLLLPPGPDGTGEHILPEEAVWEGPGLQTQCPDTLQDVGGLERMDYLPALESEKSDFLSAPAAEVNPKAQEAESTSETKRRSPPSAPRPGSCDGEALLTSPGQACGLGREAAGQEVHADGPPPEGENLAVDSGLAMLSLEQGRQGEPPCLGDPRIQGAASEGPSVSSETPLQPLQSDPEASIFDMLREKPQHGEREKETNPGGLGFRNVGSDAPGIPAGPPEDACLPPYGTEEQASRSELQRALPKDGLCDAPSSAPRDTVPESPETEQPESSAPTGLGLPGVGQGEQEEACGGSVPAGDSPPAADTLKDSPPAGLLSGRENCCAEQGLNKSQQEPAGVLKASSQHEEACLSDAGASEAADAQPPLRGLGETEQASGNTAGTPPCWPDSVALLDAARGPPAALGVTPTRDAPDREASGETRAGRQQPAPAPPKGMELPVTLDAEAQRLLGRFPAAQDQGADGGAAEAGGHAEEGDLGVQRALEGPAEAAVWGGCLQTEQCASPGKEASTFALAEPCRAEQLSAGSRDALLAARDLGAIPGSKVDVSAAQAVRSPKKPLPPGPPEEAAPGTPYLDIDGAAGKGAEPCATEESPLALEDATPRKISAGWLASLSQPGAGGEISAVQAGSGGPKAGNFEGPAGSVPYLDRMPLLTESKQVTGEEGARAPGAGTKPGEMPARPASEGSVAGDARETEGSGEKMVEPSKDPRRGVSGGVDANSRQTGMIAGLPDFREHITKIFEKSVLRALTADRPQNAAGEKAGAEGSVRGEDLAGPRPERPPDGTQGAVIAPLPALPAGLGVGTREDKRGPPTEAEIPRLVPRDLAPGKLRGLAAPAAEQNLPGASVGKEMAGVPQMVEGSEKPEGAGEAEPGLGGQAHSQQGGAQRELASGLSSPGAVPHTPVEKAADFQVVPQSHGGGASAPEDRIPPGLYHQEAATGDSQPGEDDGAWGFAHTGGPSGTPVFTWALGASSPRGEIVAEAIGAPWPPDALGGEQRHGGGAGISETQNAPEPQAGEASATPLEPSAVAGAAGEAEGDVTLSTAETRARVSGDPPETGAPRMLSGAAPGPALPGTGGAPGTEDSPDSPSVHQQAEEWPGPEPPIPAGGGKLQVSSPPEPEGPRDPQLQNQAPGALHAERKSPRPDPSTLLSVPEKEAPNVPGNVVSDEARSVGGAERSPVADDVIQPAALEDLENPLLAASPHQGEAISQVSGDLTAQSTSPAAACADLTPRASEHVSLPSAPAGDGVEASALSCQGLAKDLSRTVLP; encoded by the exons TGCTGGGCTCCGAAGCTCCTGTCCCACTTCTGAAGGTGCTGCCAGCCTGGATCCGTGCTTCCTGTCCCCAGAAGTGACAGGGCCGAGCAAATGCCCACAGGAAGCCAGAGGCCCAGAAGGTTCTCCACTGCTCTGGCCACCAGTGCCCTGGGAGTTTGAGTGCCCCCCAGCCTCCACGCCCATTGCCGAGGGCCCCCCGGAAGGTTGCCTGCCAAGCCCCGGAGCAGCACCTGAAGACTGGCCCCTAATTCAACACCCCAGGAAGGAACCTTCCCCAAATGCCCATGGGGATGTCCCAACAGCGTTTGTCCCTGAAGGGGACAGTTCTACTCAGTGCAATGTGGGTGCCATCGTCCCCAGTGCCCAGGGCAGAGGAGGACATCTGAAGGAAGAGGGACATAAATTATCTTCCTCCGGTAGCACTGACCAGTTGCCAGCAATTTCAGCAGCACCTCCTCAAGAGCTGATGAAGGGACAGCTTTGTGGAGAAGACGGCCAGCCTGGCGGCTCCGAGTCCCAAGGGAAAGAGGTCGCAGGTGGCCTTCCCCTCGCAGAGTCCAGGCAGGGAGCAGCTTCCGTACCAGCGGCCCCGAAGGCCCCAGCTGCAGCTCAACCAGACGGGGAGAGCTCAGCTGGCCTGGAAGAGCCCCCCACAAAGCCCGAGACCCCAACTCCACAAGATCGGGTGCCCAGAGCCTTAGACAGAGAAACCTGCCAAGTGGAGGCACTGCCTCAGGCTTTAGCTGATGACTCAGGACTCCTCGGGGCCTGCCGTCCCACTGGGAACAACTCAGGGGCTGCCCGAGAGGCCGGCACCAATTCCTGGGAAAGCTGCCAGCAGCAAATGGGAGCACATCTGGAGCACCCGGAGCTGCCCTGGGATTCACCGAGTCCTGTGCTGGCACCCGGGCCCGGGGACTCTCGGAAGGAGACCGTGGATGCCAGCGGTGCTCGGGGACACTTGGAGACAGCGGGGCAGGGAGGCGATCCCAGTATAGCTGTCTGTGCTGCTGCAGGCAACCGACCCGCAGGGGCTTCGCTTGTGAGCGCCGAGCCTTCCCCACAGGCCCCGACGGAGGACGCACATCCACCTTCAGTCTCCGCTTTGCAGCCCGCTGCCGGGGCCTCGGCTGCTGCAGAAGAGCCTGGCTGGTCGACCAGAGAGATGGTTTCCGGGGCTGCGATGCCAGTTCTTAGAGATCCGGCCGAAGGGCTGGCAGACGCAGGGTTGACGGGACGGGAGAAGCACACATCAGATCTCAGAAATGAGGGAGAAGGTCTAGAAGGGAGCCCTGGAGAGGGTCCTGACCCTGTGCCCCCGGAGGACAGGGGAGAGCTCTCAGCGAGGGACCATGAAGTCCAAAAAGGGgtaccgccccccgccccacccagtgCATCAGATGAAAGTGCCAGAAAGTCACTGGGGCCAAAGGATGAAGCCGTGACCCCTGAAAGCCCAGCAGTGGCTGAGGAGGAGAGCAGACCACCTGGGGCCAACTCTAGGGGACAGGAAGAAGTCACACAGCCACTGGACAGTGGAGATCTTGAGAACCCATGGGGAGAGCAACCCGGGGCCTTCGGCCGCAAGCCCGACCCAGAGGTAGAAAAAGACGAGGTTTCAAAGCTAAGCCGTGACGTGGAGAGCAGAGCGCATCCCGGCACGGACTCAGCCCAGCCCCTCAAGAAGGAGGGTCCTGGGCACCCCGACAGGCCTGGCTCTCCATCAAAAGATGCAGCTGGGAGCTCGGTGGCCTGTGGGATGATGGGAGAAGCCCGCGCGGTCCATGCCTCTGGCTCCCTGCGCAAGCTCCCTGAGAAGGatctcctcctgccccctgggCCGGACGGAACTGGTGAACACATTCTTCCCGAAGAAGCCGTCTGGGAGGGGCCAGGGTTGCAGACCCAGTGTCCCGACACCCTTCAGGACGTGGGGGGGTTGGAAAGAATGGACTATCTTCCTGCTTTAGAATCTGAGAAATCAGATTTCCTGTCAGCTCCTGCTGCAGAGGTCAACCCCAAAGCCCAGGAGGCGGAGAGCACTTCGGAGACAAAGAGGAGGAGCCCCCCATCTGCGCCGAGGCCCGGCAGCTGTGACGGGGAGGCTTTGCTGACATCCCCGGGCCAGGCTTGTGGGCTGGGGCGTGAGGCAGCTGGTCAGGAAGTCCATGCTGATGGGCCACCCCCCGAGGGGGAGAATTTGGCAGTGGACTCTGGGCTCGCGATGCTCAGCCTGGAGCAAGGTCGGCAGGGAGAGCCGCCCTGCCTGGGGGACCCCCGGATACAAGGAGCTGCTTCTGAGGGGCCCTCGGTGTCTTCTGAGACCCCTCTCCAGCCCTTGCAATCAGACCCAGAAGCATCCATCTTTGACATGCTCAGGGAGAAGCCCCAGCACGGTGAACGTGAGAAGGAGACTAACCCAGGGGGTCTAGGTTTTAGGAACGTGGGCTCAGATGCTCCTGGAATACCTGCGGGGCCTCCGGAGGATGCGTGCTTGCCTCCGTATGGAACAGAGGAGCAGGCTTCCAGATCAGAGCTTCAACGTGCGCTCCCCAAAGACGGTCTGTGTGATGCTCCAAGTTCAGCTCCCAGGGACACGGTTCCAGAAAGTCCTGAGACCGAGCAGCCAGAGTCATCAGCACCAACGGGACTGGGGTTGCCCGGGGTAGGGCAGGGTGAGCAAGAGGAAGCATGCGGTGGCAGTGTGCCCGCCGGGGACTCGCCTCCTGCGGCAGACACCTTGAAGGACTCCCCTCCTGCGGGTCTCTTGAGCGGAAGGGAGAATTGCTGTGCCGAGCAGGGGCTGAACAAGTCCCAGCAGGAGCCGGCAGGTGTGTTGAAAGCCAGCAGTCAGCATGAAGAAGCATGTCTCAGTGATGCAGGAGCTTCAGAAGCCGCGGACGCTCAGCCCCCGCTCCGGGGGTTGGGTGAGACGGAGCAGGCAAGTGGGAACACAGCGGGGACCCCACCTTGTTGGCCTGACTCAGTAGCTCTCCTGGATGCAGCTCGCGGGCCGCCGGCCGCCCTTGGAGTCACACCCACCCGGGATGCCCCGGACAGAGAGGCGAGTGGTGAAACCCGGGCGGGCAGGCAGCAACCAGCACCGGCCCCACCGAAGGGAATGGAGCTCCCCGTAACCTTGGATGCAGAGGCCCAACGGCTTCTTGGAAGGTTCCCCGCGGCTCAGGATCAAGGTGCTGATGGTGGGGCTGCTGAGGCCGGTGGGCACGCTGAGGAGGGAGACCTGGGGGTCCAGCGGGCTCTGGAGGGGCCAGCGGAAGCTGCTGTGTGGGGCGGCTGCCTTCAGACTGAGCAGTGCGCCTCCCCTGGGAAGGAAGCCTCTACCTTTGCCCTCGCTGAGCCCTGCCGAGCAGAACAGCTTTCGGCCGGCTCCCGGGATGCCTTGCTCGCGGCCAGAGACCTGGGTGCCATTCCCGGGAGCAAGGTGGATGTTTCTGCAGCCCAGGCTGTCCGCAGCCCAAAGAAACCCCTGCCACCGGGGCCACCAGAAGAGGCTGCGCCCGGCACTCCCTACCTGGATATTGATGGTGCTGCTGGGAAGGGGGCAGAACCTTGTGCCACAGAAGAGTCTCCACTTGCCTTGGAGGATGCTACCCCCAGGAAGATTTCTGCCGGCTGGCTGGCCTCGCTCTCACAACCAGGAGCAGGTGGCGAAATCTCTGCGGTGCAAGCCGGCAGCGGAGGCCCCAAAGCCGGAAACTTTGAGGGACCTGCGGGCTCCGTCCCCTACCTGGACAGGATGCCGCTTCTGACCGAGAGTAAGCAGGtgacaggggaggagggggcaagaGCGCCCGGCGCAGGCACCAAGCCCGGGGAGATGCCAGCACGCCCTGCCAGTGAGGGAAGCGTGGCAGGTGATGCAAGGGAGACGGAAGGCAGCGGGGAGAAGATGGTAGAACCTTCCAAGGATCCAAGGAGGGGCGTGTCAGGTGGCGTGGACGCAAACTCCAGGCAGACCGGCATGATCGCTGGGCTCCCTGACTTCAGGGAGCACATCACCAAGATCTTTGAGAAGTCTGTGCTCAGAGCCCTGACCGCCGATCGGCCCCAGAATGCAGCGGGAGAAAAGGCAGGAGCCGAGGGGAGTGTGCGGGGTGAGGACCTCGCAGGGCCACGCCCAGAGAGGCCTCCAGACGGGACTCAAGGAGCGGTCATcgcccctctccccgccctccctgcTGGACTCGGGGTGGGCACAAGGGAAGACAAACGAGGGCCGCCTACGGAGGCTGAGATCCCCCGCCTGGTCCCCCGGGATCTCGCTCCAGGAAAGCTGCGGGGTCTGGCGGCACCAGCCGCAGAGCAGAACCTGCCCGGTGCCAGCGTGGGGAAGGAAATGGCTGGTGTCCCACAGATGGTGGAGGGCAGTGAGAAgccagagggggctggggaggccgAGCCGGGGCTTGGGGGCCAGGCCCACTCACAGCAGGGCGGGGCCCAGAGGGAATTAGCTTCGGGCCTCTCCTCTCCGGGAGCCGTACCGCACACGCCCGTGGAAAAGGCTGCTGACTTCCAGGTGGTTCCCCAGAGCCACGGAGGAGGGGCCTCAGCTCCAGAAGACAGAATTCCTCCCGGATTGTACCACCAAGAAGCGGCCACCGGCGACAGTCAACCCGGAGAGGATGACGGTGCCTGGGGCTTTGCTCACACAGGGGGTCCAAGTGGCACGCCCGTGTTCACCTGGGCCCTGGGAGCATCTTCTCCCCGTGGGGAGATTGTGGCCGAGGCCATCGGCGCACCCTGGCCCCCCGACGCGCTTGGGGGTGAGCAGAGGCATGGGGGTGGTGCCGGGATCTCAGAAACGCAAAATGCCCCAGAGCCACAGGCTGGAGAAGCATCAGCCACTCCCCTGGAGCCCAGCGCCGTGGCAGGAGCTGCTGGGGAAGCAGAGGGTGACGTCACTCTGAGCACAGCCGAGACCAGGGCGCGTGTGTCTGGTGACCCGCCCGAGACAGGTGCTCCGAGGATGCTCTCGGGTGCTGCTCCTGGGCCAGCGCTGCCAGGAACCGGCGGGGCCCCGGGCACGGAGGACAGCCCGGACAGCCCGTCTGTGCACCAGCAGGCTGAGGAGTGGCCGGGCCCTGAGCCCCCCATCCCTGCTGGGGGCGGGAAGCTACAAGTCTCCTCACCTCCAGAGCCTGAGGGACCTCGGGACCCGCAGCTGCAAAACCAGGCCCCGGGAGCGCTCCACGCTGAAAG AAAGAGCCCCAGGCCCGATCCATCCACCTTACTTTCAGTTCCCGAGAAGGAGGCTCCAAACGTCCCGGGCAACGTCGTTTCAGACGAGGCCAgaagtgtgggaggagcagaaag